The sequence tatctagctatctatctatctttactAGGCAAGACAATGCAAGGCAGctttttgtatagcacatttcagcaacagggcaattcaaaggaTAAAAACGTATACCATATAAATCTATCATAATACTCATTATATTAAAGCTATTGTCTGGTCAATAAGTAAATAAGAATAAATTAGCAAGAAACATGCCAGCAGCTACTTGATACACTACACAGGAAATAAATACAGCCCGTATTTGTCtggttttaaaaatgaatccttAAATTTCCGGTTTTGTTCTGCCTGACGGTATCTAACTTGACAAATCTTTCTAACGgttttccctgtgttttcacttctttaactgtctatgtgtgtTTTCCAGCCTGTTGCTTTCGGTCATGTGATCAGGTCGGCAGGGCAAATCAGAGCACTGCATTGGTTCAGCCACCTGCTCATATTAATTGCGAACATAACCAGTTAAAGGTTAAAATCTGTAAATTGATGTGCATGTgatttgacatttgacatttgaacATACGTTAGaacataaaaagttaaagtagaAAACATTAAGTATTATAAtgcgggttttttttttttatcaatactTGCATTGTGTTTGTTCGGTGAGATCTCCAGCGTAAAAACAAGTGGCAACAACGGCATCTTCCATAGGTCAGTATGGCTATGGCAATACAGTCCAccgtgaaaaaaataaagaacaaacaTATGTTCCTCTCAGGGGTGTAGCACGTGATTCTGGCCCCCGTAGAAAGGCATTCTCTTTGGGCCCCTCCTTgtatccacagctattcattctaacATCTTTTGGggcctcctcacatgagggccctgcgTCCTCAGTCCCCCCTATTCCACCCTGAGTCCGACGCCCttggttcttcttcttctttcacttCTGTATTCTGAAATAATGATGCAATTGCCTCTGTGGCTTTCAAAATTGAGGTTATTCATAATTTAAGTTattaccccacacacacacacacacacacaaagtaagaTTATTTTAACAAGAATTATAAATACCTAAAAAATACTTCAATATTGCATacgtttatttaaaaaaatatttatttcaaaaaattataaaagtaatgcAGATGAATAACCCCTCAGTGTGCATATATACCTTCATTACAGTACATCACATTttatttagctgacacttttatccaaagtgacttccaAACAGAGCATTTAACTATGAACGAACAAACTCAAAACAACAAGTACCTACATGAGCTCATAATGAGCCGAAGTACACAGAGCCACATCCAACATGGGCGtgcaattgtttgttttttgtttgtttttgtttttttaatagcaGCAACATCTTCTTAGCATCATCTTAATAGCCATGGTGCAGTAGGAAGTGATGTGTTGTGATTTTTAACACTGATATTTCCTCAAAAATctcaaataaaacatgatgaacGTTAAATATGCACTCATCGTTTCAGCTCACAGCAGGTTgcctgtatttgtttttttatctaagTCCTTCACTGTTGACTTTCACATCATCAGCAGTGAACTGAGAGGAAATGTTCCCATTTGCAGTGCTCTCTAAAAATCACCAAGTGAATATTTAACTTGATctgtatcatgttttttttttaaagatctcaTTTGAATTTAAACGTTTTATTCCTTCTTTTGCTTAAAAATGTGTAGAGTTACATTTGCCAGCCGTCCACAGTCGAAGATGAAGACAAGATGGGATGTTCAGTTTCCATGTGGACAGATCCCTGCAGAACCCCCAACATATAGCACCTCTCATCCAGAAAGGGCGCTAAACTTACAGTTTTTATCACACATTGCAAGAAGAAGTATAACTGTTAACCAGCTAGGTATACTGGTATACGCGTTGCAATTTACAAAGATCCTTACACTATTGATTGTACTATCGATTTGCTTACGTGGAAACGAATGAGTGTGTGGGATTTGAAGTGAAGCCAAGACAACAGAATTCCGGTCAGATTAGTTCCACCTGAAATAGGCCTACCTAAAAGTCCTATTTGTGAACTCTTCTGGCACTTAAACTTTATTTACCAATAatttacagtggcttgagaaagtttacacacccatgctaaagttgattaaaaaaaggaattaaaaaacgtcttttggaaatggattttaatgccttaatttaaaaaaattaggaaaatctaatcttttaaggacacacattttctttgtgaatgagtaatgtattgtaaataataataataataataataataataataataataataataataactttgacttatatagcgcctttcacaaacccaaggacgcttaacaaacggttgggtggggggggggggggggggggggggggggggggggtctcatcATCACAAACCCTCCACCATACATAGAGaatggcatggttttatttctgttagcttaatagctgatttgatttgtattgagagatgatcttatggaaaccTCCCCATGCCtgtctctatgtatggtgaagggtatgtgatgatgtgggggggttattttaattccaaaggccaagggaactttatcaggatgcatagtatcctgatccatgaaaaaataaaaatgtgcctgcatctatgggaatttaacataggggtgtgtgcacttatgccccctgtattttaaggaagagaatttatttattaacaatacattattcattcacaaagagaattgatgtccttaaaaggttggattttcataaatgtctttaattatggcattaagatcaatttccaacagatgtttttttattcctctttttaatcaactttagaaTACAAGCCGCTGTATGTAATGCAGTATAAAATGTGCGTTTAAGGTAATAACCAtaataccatagactgtatattaacagtctGTGGTCTATCAACAGATTGTGACACCCTCAACTCCTCCGGCAGGCTAATCCAGAGGCGAGGACCATGGACACTAATGCCTTCTGTAATTCTTTGTCTTCACCTAAACAACCAAAAGGCCAGTGTCAGAGGACCTGATTGATTCAGGGGGAGCATATGTCGAAAGCATGTCTGATAGGTATTCAGGCGCTAGTCCATTGAGGAATTTGAACACTATCAGGTAGCCCAATGATGGGACTTTAGGATGGGTCTGATGTGTACTCTCCTTTCTGGTCTTGGTCAGTACAAGTGTTTCTGCACTCTGAATGATCTGTAGTTTATGTATAAGTTTCTTAGGTAGAACAAAAATGGAGAGCATTGCTGTAATTAAGCCTGCTGGTGATAAAAAGAATCATCCTTCTCTTAGTCTCTTAGTATTTTCCTGGAAAAAACCACTGCACTTTAATAATACTGCTAAAGGTGATAAAAGGCCGTTCAAACGGCCCTAGAAGTTGCCTCGAAAGCATTTTTTACcataatgtttacattaaaaaaagactcaaaataACTTTCCTTATTCATCTTGTATCATATGAaataacatatataataatgataacgtatttcacaataaaaaataaaatgcacagtATCTTAAATTGGAATCATGTGAATCATGAAGTGAGtaatagaaaatgaaaaggttTTACAATAGTCCCCAAATGCAAATTTCAACATGACATCCACCCTGGAACGTCCAAAAAGTATGTTGTCAGCTTTTACCCAAAGATGTTAGCAAAGGTCATTTCTGAAGCACTATTCTGAATCGGCCCCCTGACTATGGAGGTCAATAACAAGGTGCTCCAGCTTTCCCTTGAGTAGGTTTCCGTACTGTTTAAGCACTTCACTAGTACTGTTCAGGCTGGAACAGTTCTGTGCTGCAGAATGAGATGGTGGCACTGTATCATTCTGTAGGGGCCCAAAAGTGTacaaaacatatacatacagcatCAAATATAGGCTTATAACAGGAACATGTCAATaagtaaaaatgtcatattGTTTATGCAAACTCTTTGTATCCATTCATTAAttatcatttctctctctctctctctctctctctctctctctctctgtctctctctctcacaacatGTTTAACGTGTACCATATACGACAACAATGTATGGTATGTAACCACTCAGAGTTTTGAGGTACTCATCCTCGTGTGTTTCACCTGTATCTGAAGCCTGTTGATGATAATCAGATAATTTCTGATGTGATCACCCAGTTTCTCCAACAACGAGGTCTGACACTCGGATGTGGACTGATTCCTCGCCCCCTGCACGGCGTCTTGAAACACCCGGAGGGCCCCAACCACCTCTGCACGCTTCTGCTGGAGCtggacaagcacacacacacacaaacacaaaatgtcacaattttcttttatttatttaaaaaaaaaaaaaagtttttaatacatttttcattgtaaTTACTGGTTCCATAAATTTCCTAAAGAGTGCTGGgagtttttaaaattttcctGCAGGTGGCGCGAGGGagatttttgtaaataaatacatgaattaaggcaatgtgttcattttttaatgtatgtattCTTCCTATCATGGATATAGGAAAGGCCACTCACCTTTCTCTAGATTTATGTTCTGAGTTAACTATGACTTCATGGTTTGTTTGTGCTATAGTTTCATCATGAGGTGTTATTTTGATGCCCAAATACGTAAATTACATGAAAGCTTGAAAATAACTTAAGTATTGGTTCAAACATCTTTCATTTCCGTTAAGCAGCATGAGTGATAATTTTAAAGCATTAACTCTATGGCTTGAGATACTACCAAACAAACCGATAATGGTCTAACAGTGCTGGTATGgatgtgtttaattgttttaagaATAAAAATGAGGTTGTCAGCAAAAAGAGCTATTCTTTGATCCCTGTTGCCAATTGGAATCCCCTGCATTTGTCTATTAGCTCTAACCAGTGGCGTAGTCTATGTGATACGCACGTATACGTCATACACCCACTAGGGAAGATCAAGAATTTCCATATACGCACTTACAAACATTGTTGGTCATGAATTTACCCTGTCTACCCCGCCCCGTCGACTACACCACTGGCTCTGACTGCTATTGCTAGTGGTTCAGTAGCTAGTACGAACTGAAGTGGCGATAGAGGTGAACCTCGAAGGCAACCTCTTGTAATATTGAAAAGCTTAGACACCACTTAATTGGTCAATACCTCAGCTAAAGGGTTGAGATGTAATAGTTTGATCCAGTTAAGGAGAGTATTTCCAAAACCACACTGAGCTAAAACGTCAAGGACATGAGTCCACTCCAACCTATCGAAGGCCTTCTCTGCATCATGCGAGGAAactgctgtgtttttcttctttttggcagTTTTTCCTGACATTATTAAATCTTTTCCTTCCCTTTTCAAATCCATTTTGGTCATCCCCCACAATACTTGGAAGTACACCATTTAGCCTTTTTGTCAAAATTTTACAGAGGATCTTTGCATCAGTGTTTATTAAACTTACAGGTTGCGTATATTCTCCCCTTTAGTGTTAGGTATTCATGGTTTTGGAAGCTGGATGATTAAGGCCTCTCATTGAGGCTGAGAAGTAGCCCTTGTTGTAGGATTCTAGATACTGTACATCTCATAAAGCAGAGTTGCAGATCTTtctttaatgtactgtatattattcaATTAGAAGGCCATTTAGCCCTGCTGCTTTCCCAGCCTTCATTGCACTTATAGTTTCCAATATCTCAACAGGGGTTAATTGTTTATCCAggccttttttcccttttttttttactaaattgTTGTTCAGCATTAATTTCCAGTGGGTCAACAATAGTGTTTCCATTGGCACCCTCTGTCCCAATGTTTCTGTAAAATGAAATTGACTGGTTTGatacaaaataatattttagaACTATTAATTACTAGTATTTGATCCAAGTCCAAGTCAGTTATTTCAAGACCAAGACTAAGAGTCTTCAGCCATGCTAGTGTCTCTGTGAGGCTTacttaagctaaatgctaacatcctGATACAAACACGCTCAGAATGACTGATGAACATTGTAAATACCTGCTATCATGAGCACGTTAGTGCAAGCAAATCAACAGACATCGTTCCCTGGAAGTCTTTGGTAATACATCCAAAATGTTTCATGCCATAGTTTTGCTTCTTAGGCTTGATTAATGAAACTACATCAAACATGTTCACTAATGCCAAGCCAAGGCTTTGAGCAGTGTTTAGGTATCTAAGTTGTGTAATAAACATACATCTTTTGACCCAAActacgatcttttcctaaacttccCCAAGCAGTTTTTTTGCCTAAACCTAAATTGTTTATGTGGTGCCACTACCACTATTTGATGAGATCAGTTTGTGCACCATTTACAAAGTAGCTTTTTAACAGAATATAGAGGGGATAGGTTTTGCTTCTTAGACCACATGTTGCATATGTAAAATGCCAACAAAAATAGTATATTAATAGACTGTAAAATTAGTTATAGAATAAGCACAACCTTAAATTGAAGTGCCCATAAGAGGTggacaaagaaaagagacaaaatacaTGCTGCTGTTTTTGCAACCGATTGCCAAATTTATGAATGACAAATGGAAGATGCGCGCCTACAAGTGTGtacttacagttttttttgcccATTCTGTTTTGTGCAGCGAAACACATGGTATCTGTACAGGATAAGGCAGCGTGTCTGCACCCACACAGCCAGCCTAAGTACATTAACAAAGTCCATAAAAAGCAAAATCCACAAGGAAATTCAAGCCCAATCGCTacagatatatttaaaaatgtattaggAAAGTTGATGAGTAAGTGAGTTAGGTGCCAAAGTGGCAGTTAGAAATGAGAAGGCTGTTATTGGCTGGGAATTACACACCCCAGTCTTTCTAAACACTCCTACACATCCTAGAGGGACACAAATAAGCAGAAAATAGTGAATTAGGGCATAGGTCAAGTTCTCTGATACAGACACTACCACACTCTTAAAATGGGTCACAAGTGATGAATGAGAGTGATTAGCCTACCTTTGTATTAGTCTATACATGTTTATGTTGTATAGAAAAGTATAGCATATCATacctttatattaatattaatgcatAATTTCTCACCATGGCTTTCCTCAGCCTCTCAATTCTTTTCTCCATCTTTTTCCTGGCTTGACGGTTGCACAGAAGGTCAGTGGGGCTGGCCTGGACTACAGGTGGATGGAAGCAAATCACTTCTATCAGCAGCAGTAGTAGGAGTCCTAGAGAAGCACACAGCGGAGAAGCCTGATCAGCTgccatgttgcttttttttgcagcagcagacagattttttcttttatcctcCCCTTTAATCGTCCTCACTCCAACTCGACACACGTGAGGTATCTAACCTGTTAGCTATTTCCATACTTTTAACTTGCCAAAATGCCACCCACATGTTTTGCCCTGACAAGTATTCAGTCCCGTTCACATGTAACAgacttttaaatgtgtaaagggtgaaactgaatgaatgaatgaagacaaTCTGTCTGGTTGGCAATTTCTGGAGAATATAGGTCATATAAGAGTCAGTCTGTGCAACTAATACAGAATTTGGAACAACCTAACGTATTGAGGCATTCTATAGTCCCAATATTTAAATGATCTACAGTATGTAACATCACTTTTGACATCCAAATTACACATTTACACCACTATAAGTATGTGTAAACAGCAGTGACAGCAGATCTCCCCCTTTGTAAACAAAAGTTATAATGCAGGGGATGAGTCCCAGCAGTCAACTCACTGCTATAAACTATGACCCATTCCTACGTAGGTGCATTGCCAATCCATACTTACAATACATAAGGCATGCCCTTTTCCCACCAACTGCCACCTTTAGTTGTTTTACCTTCTACTAgttttgaatatattttttctcaCATGATCCACCCAGGAAGTGCTACATTTGTTGCCATCCATATGAAAGCCCAGTGCTGACCACAGATCTTCCCCCTACATGGCAATGTGGACAATGAGCCGCCTCCTTCTCAGCAGCAGTGAATAACAAAGAGCTGTGCCCAATGTTATTCAACGTTCACATCGTGAAATCCTAAGGGTGGGCCACACTAGTATATAATCCTCCATAAGGGAGGTGCAGCTGAGCTGGGATCATCCAGACCAGGAGGagaaaaatgtgtgttgtgtggtctaCACACCGGTGTCACAGAGTTTTTATCTAAGTGGCGTGGCTTGTGCTCATGGCAGTACTGAGCTCTTTGTTAATTTagatgtgtgtacgtgtgtgtgcacaaGGGTTCTATGCAGCACATTATCTTGCAGTTGTGCGTCTCTACGGGAAGAgccatcaccatggcaacaccaAGCAATGAGTACTTTTTGAAAGGCTgggctcctctctctctctctctctaccactctttctgtcttttatctGCTCTCTGGCCATTCTACCTATGACACCCACAATAGTCAGcggggagacagagaggatgGCTCAACAGCAGGATTTGCTAATATCTGTTCAACAGCGTTCTTTTTTATCCTGCAGTCTGCCAATGTCTGTTAGAAAAGAATGAACTTTCTCATTTTTGCACAGTGGGATATCTCTACTCACTAGAAGATATTTGTGATTTTCTGGCAAAAGGATATGTTGACAATGAGGTGTCTCTTTTCTGAGAgaatgggatttgtttttttcccattgttTCTCGTTGTTGGGCCTTCGTCTTCATTTTAAAGCAAAACTGGATGTCTAaggaaacatggggacaaagAGATTTCCTTTGCTGACTTTGTTCACGAGACATGATATGAGAAAGTCAAAGAAGCAATGGCATACAAAGaacttttttctttgtcagtgaTGTCATTGACAACTGTTTATCCCCGGAGAAGAAACACGGAGCAGAAGATTCTGGATGTGGAAGCAGGAAAGTCTAACagggaggaagaagagcaaGAAGACAAAGATTGTTTGCAGCAGCTCTCCTGCTGTCCTGCTTGCAACCAGGGTTATTATGACACCCTCTTGTTCCTGCCGTGCTCTCACACCATGTGTGCTCCCTGTATAGCAGCTGGAGAGGGAGTAAGATCAGGCCAGTCTCATCAGCGTAGTGTCAGCCTACCTGTCTGCTCTGTGCTGTGTCCATGCTGTCGACATCCTGTGGAGTTGCCATGCTGGACCTGGCTATCTGCAACTTCCTGTCTCCAAAAACATCACACCCTGAGTCCTGCAAGTGTCAGCAGGGAGACAGGCACAAAGAAGGGGGCATCTGAAGATCACCTTCAACATGTGCAGGTTAAGAGATCCGAACTAAGGAGAGATCTCTAAAGATGTAAATGTGTTATTTGCCGTTTATTTGTGTGCATTGACATGCAGGGTGGTGTACTGTTGATGCCTCAAAAAAGGCTTGTTTGCCATAAAGACTTACAACCACAATAAGTGTAGAACAGGGATTAGAGCTAGAAACATAAGGGAAGCAAATGTAAGGATAACACAGAATAAGGTAAACTGTAAACtactttcccaaaatgtcaaagcaTTCATTTAAGCCCATGATCATCATCATTGCTGGGAGCAAAAGTAAATTATCTTTGGACAATTGTTTTTCTAAAAGCTGTTACTTATTTTATAGTACTGATACTACACTCTAAGTTAGTATTATTGtgcaaaaaaagtatttcagtTTTCATTACATGAAATACATAATTTAATTCTATGCAACATGTGGTTTGGATTTACAACTAAtgtctcctttttttattccatCCCATGATGTTACTGTATTTAGGCGGACGCATGCTGTGGGGGTGCAGGCGACATGACAGCACAGAGCTGTTTACATGGTGAGTCTAGTAATGTATGGATGGGAACCAGTTATGATCTGTAGACATGGAAACCTACAGAATTGTGGATACTCTCTTTATTTGACCCAGGCTCCAATGCTGCCAGTTCCTCAACGGCACCAGTGGATGGCGGTGTAGACCTGcgagaggaggagatggagcaGTCTGTGTTTGGTCAGCAATCATACATGATGCTTTAAATAccccaaaaaaatgaatagaaaagGAGCAACCTATTTGATTGTATCGATTACTATGataaaaaaagccaaacataTTATCATCTTACACATGTTCACCTTTTCCTCTGGTCTATTTTAGGACTATGTTTTGCTCTGGACCCTTTAActatccctccatccctccatctttccCACTCGTCTCTCACCGTCACCTACCACGGAGAGAACCCTCCTGGCCCACCACTGGACACCACGGTCAGGAGATCGATGACCTCTGACCCCAGGGTTACGCTGGCCCTCCCCCAGGTCTGCGCTGATGTTGTCATTGCACGAGGGCAGTATTACTGGGAGGTGGATGTCTGTAACAGCTCCATCTACAGAATCGGTGAGAACTCTGTTAAGTTTGTTTTGGTTGGCTAGATGCCAGCGTAATTATTGCTTCCAGAAACCCTAACTGTTAGTCAGCAAGACTGTGCTTGTTTAAACCCACGCTCACAGgaatacacacatgcagacgTCATCAGACACAACTCCATAGTTCACAGTGCCACCATGTGGTTTGACCATTGGGAGACCGTTCATCAGTGGTTAAGAAACTTTTGAAAAGTGATTTCCATTTGGTAAAATTACTGGAGCAAGTTGTTCTAATATCTGCAGCTTGTGTTTAACTTTATATTGATCAGTATGGTAAGACAACATGCTTTCATTTGAattaaatataaagaaatgtCGCAGAAGATTTAAGCACTGAAATGGCATATTTGATGCAGTTCTAGCAATCTGATACCTATACATTCCCTGAGTGgtttaaaatgaattgaataagTTGTTATTTGGAAATCACCAGCcaaatcatatttaaaaaaaattgtctttaaagctttagtgcgtaacttttggcggacagttttgttgtcattacttagaattcttcaCAGgccgacagaaactacgcactataacTTTAAGAGCTTAGCATCGTCTATCAGATGGATGCCAAAAAAGTGTCTTTCTTCAAAACAGCGGTCCACCGTTTACTGGTCAAGCTCATATCATCTGAATCATCATTGTCATATTCATGCTCCAttcattttgctttttaatgATCTGACGTTATGATCCTTGTCGTCAGTTGCTTCAGACAATCAGACATGTTCCAACCTTATGTTGCTGTCATTAAAATCTCAGAGAAACCTGCATTGAACCCGAAACGCTGGCGCTGCACTGCGTAGTTACTGTAACAGTCTAACAGTAAGCTAACATATTAAAGTTCTTTATTACTTATTACATTACTTGCTTTAAGCTGCATACAGTGAAAAAGACACAAGACTCTTACATAACTCGGGTCACCTTATTgatagtgatggccaaatg comes from Etheostoma spectabile isolate EspeVRDwgs_2016 chromosome 3, UIUC_Espe_1.0, whole genome shotgun sequence and encodes:
- the LOC116686878 gene encoding uncharacterized protein LOC116686878, which gives rise to MAYKELFSLSVMSLTTVYPRRRNTEQKILDVEAGKSNREEEEQEDKDCLQQLSCCPACNQGYYDTLLFLPCSHTMCAPCIAAGEGVRSGQSHQRSVSLPVCSVLCPCCRHPVELPCWTWLSATSCLQKHHTLSPASVSRETGTKKGASEDHLQHVQADACCGGAGDMTAQSCLHGSNAASSSTAPVDGGVDLREEEMEQSVFGLCFALDPLTIPPSLHLSHSSLTVTYHGENPPGPPLDTTVRRSMTSDPRVTLALPQVCADVVIARGQYYWEVDVCNSSIYRIGVSSLDGSSGWWLERQGLSFSAVYDGSREPLCTVPPQVKTLGVFLNIGGGALSFHNPLTREHLATLPTSFNPSGVLPALGLGQGRLKLRCGLPPPPHVFLSKDSAYRGPCGAGGGRWHREIPFQSVRKVIQKFEELAVSDSDSGLVSSLGSSCSTFSSLPDLGIPGMFPSGQAGQGTVTEKESL